Proteins encoded by one window of Triplophysa rosa linkage group LG19, Trosa_1v2, whole genome shotgun sequence:
- the ublcp1 gene encoding ubiquitin-like domain-containing CTD phosphatase 1: MSLSVIIKWGGQEYSINTLSEEDTVLDLKQSIKSLTGVLPERQKLLGLKVKGKPADDDVKLGDLKLKPNTKIMMMGTREESLEDVLAPPPENDDVVNDFDIEEEVTEVENREENLAKIARRVKDYKVEELNPPRPGKRLLVLDVDYTLFDHKSCAETGQELMRPYLHEFLTSAYEDYDIVIWSATSMKWIDAKMKELGVTDNPNYKITFMLDSSAMITVHTPKRGVVEVKPLGVIWGKYGEFYNRKNTIMFDDIGRNFLMNPHNGLKIRPFMKAHMNREKDKELYKLSLYLKEIAKLDDFSGLNHKHWERYLSKKQNQ, translated from the exons ATGTCTTTGTCAGTGATCATCAAGTGGGGCGGACAGGAGTACTCCATTAACACTCTGTCTGAAGAGGACACGGTGTTAGATCTGAAACAGTCCATTAAATCTCTCACAGGAGTTCTCCCGGAACGACAGAAGCTCTTGGGGCTGAAAGTGAAAG GTAAACCAGCAGATGATGATGTCAAGCTGGGTGACTTGAAGTTAAAGCCCAATACCAAGATTATGATGATGGGCACCAGAGAGGAAAGTCTG GAAGATGTCTTGGCCCCTCCTCCGGAAAATGATGATGTGGTCAATGACTTCGACATAGAAGAGGAAGTAACCGAGGTTGAAAACAG AGAGGAGAATTTGGCTAAGATAGCTCGTCGAGTGAAAGATTACAAAGTTGAGGAATTGAATCCTCCAAGACCAGGAAAAAGATTACTTGTGCTAGATGTTGACTATACGCTTTTTG ATCATAAGTCATGTGCAGAGACAGGCCAAGAGTTGATGAGACCGTACTTGCACGAGTTTCTTACGTCGGCGTATGAAGACTATGATATTGTTATCTGGT ctGCAACAAGTATGAAGTGGATTGATGCTAAAATGAAA GAGCTTGGAGTGACAGACAATCCGAACTACAAGATCACCTTCATGCTGGACAGTTCAGCCATGATCACTGTGCACACGCCCAAACGAGGAGTCGTAGAG GTCAAGCCTTTGGGAGTAATATGGGGTAAATATGGCGAGTTCTACAACAGGAAGAATACAATCATGTTTGATGATATCGGCAGAAACTTCCTCATGAATCCACATAACGGACTGAAG ATTAGACCTTTCATGAAGGCTCACATGAACCGTGAGAAAGACAAAGAGCTCTATAAGCTGTCACTCTACCTGAAGGAAATCGCTAAACTGGACGACTTCTCGGGTCTCAACCACAAGCACTGGGAAAG GTACCTGTCAAAGAAACAGAATCAATGA